A window of Tautonia plasticadhaerens contains these coding sequences:
- a CDS encoding CPBP family intramembrane glutamic endopeptidase: MRVGGGEDDEGPPGVGGNPRGRALAALLLLVPIQSLAVIALLFAFPGVEGKIFSGICRIWMLVLPLVWTRSVEGAPLDIRGPTRRGVGIGLAAGLALLAVILATYALVRPILDPGVLLARASSTGFDRPVSFVLVSAYVIFVNSLLEEYVWRWFVYRQVEAILPPGLGNAARRAMAVLVAAMLFTVHHVIALSAWVGPGAVLLGSVGVFLGALIWSAIYARERSLWPCYFSHILADLAIMIIGYDVIFRSGG, translated from the coding sequence GTGAGGGTGGGGGGCGGGGAGGACGACGAGGGGCCGCCGGGCGTCGGCGGGAATCCTCGGGGCCGGGCCCTCGCCGCGTTGCTGCTGCTCGTCCCCATCCAAAGCCTCGCCGTGATCGCCTTGCTGTTCGCGTTCCCGGGGGTCGAGGGGAAGATCTTCAGTGGGATCTGTCGGATCTGGATGCTCGTCCTCCCCCTGGTGTGGACGCGATCCGTCGAAGGGGCCCCGCTGGACATCCGGGGGCCGACGCGACGGGGGGTCGGCATCGGGCTGGCGGCCGGGCTGGCGCTCCTCGCCGTGATCCTGGCCACGTATGCCCTGGTCCGCCCGATCCTCGACCCGGGAGTCTTGCTGGCGCGGGCGAGTTCGACTGGATTCGACCGACCGGTCTCGTTCGTCCTGGTGTCCGCCTATGTCATCTTCGTGAATTCGCTCCTGGAGGAATACGTCTGGCGATGGTTCGTCTACCGGCAGGTCGAGGCGATCCTCCCTCCCGGGCTGGGCAATGCGGCGCGGAGGGCGATGGCCGTCCTCGTCGCCGCGATGCTGTTCACGGTCCATCACGTCATCGCCCTATCGGCCTGGGTCGGGCCGGGGGCGGTCCTCCTCGGCAGCGTCGGCGTGTTCCTCGGGGCGTTGATCTGGTCGGCGATCTACGCCCGCGAACGGTCCCTCTGGCCCTGCTATTTCAGCCATATCCTGGCCGACCTGGCGATCATGATCATCGGCTACGACGTCATCTTCCGGTCGGGAGGATGA
- a CDS encoding phosphopantetheine-binding protein, with product MSDQDLLSSVSGAIRSCSEVARDLAIDPHSRLVEDLSLDSLDLVAVMMHLQDEHAIELDLDAVPGFEVVSDLMTELARQVRPRAA from the coding sequence GTGAGCGATCAGGACTTGTTGAGCTCCGTCAGCGGGGCGATCCGGAGCTGCAGCGAGGTCGCCCGGGACCTCGCCATCGATCCCCATTCGAGGCTGGTCGAGGACCTGTCCCTGGATTCGCTCGACCTGGTCGCCGTCATGATGCACCTGCAGGACGAACACGCGATCGAACTGGACCTGGACGCGGTCCCGGGCTTCGAGGTCGTCTCCGACCTGATGACCGAGCTGGCACGTCAGGTCCGGCCCCGGGCGGCCTGA